The nucleotide sequence GATCAGGAAATAAAAGAAGGTGCGCGGCTGCCGGAAGAAAGAAAAGTTTCAAAAAAAGAAGCGCTGCTCAACGGAACGTTCGGAATTCCATTTTTCCCGTTTCTCCAAAATGCCGAGCCGAAAGCTGATGCAAGAAAAGTCATTTTTTTCACTGGCGAAGGAGAAATTGAACTGACTCTGGAAGAAGCCTCAAACGCCGTAATCGGCTTCAGCAGAAACGGGAAACCCCTAACTGAAGATGGTCCTGCGACTCTTTACTATGGTGACGGAAGCAATAAAGACAATCCTGTTAAAAAAATAATAAAAATAATTGTTGAATAGAAAGCATTCTCTGCTTTCCCATAAGAAAGCCGCTGAGATCAGCGGCTTTTCGTGTTTTTTATAACAAATCAGCTGCCAGCTGCGCGAGGCCAGAGCGCTCACCTTTGACAAGTCTGACATGCCCTGCAATCTGCTGGTCTTTAAATTTCTCCACAACATAGGTTAACCCGTTGTTGTATTCGTCCAAGTAAGGATGATCAATCTGCTCGGGATCCCCCATGAGGACAATTTTGCTCTTTTCCCCTACCCTCGTAAGGATTGTTTTCACTTCATGCTTGGTTAAATTCTGAGCTTCATCAATGATAATGAACTGTTCAGGAATACTTCTTCCTCTTATATATGTGAGGGCTTCTACTTCAATTGAACCCATTCCGGCAAGAATGGCATCCAGTTCCCCCGGCTTTTTGGCATTAAATAAATATTCGAGGTTATCATAAATCGGCTGCATCCACGGTCTGAGCTTCTCCTGCTTTTCCCCCGGCAAATAGCCGATATCTTTTCCGACCGGCACAATCGGCCTTGCGACAAGCAGTTTTTTAAATGATCCCAGGTCCTCTGTCTGCATAAGTCCAGCGGCCAAAGCAAGCAGCGTTTTGCCTGTTCCCGCTTTCCCGATCAGCGTCACAAGAGGCATATCGTTTCTCAGAAGCAGCTCCATCGCCATTGTCTGCTGTACGTTCCTCGGTTTTATCCCCCAAATATGATCATGATCAAAGACCAGACGTTTTACCTTTTTCCCGGTTTTGTCCACAATTCCAATAGCAGATGATGAACCGCCGAGAGCATTTTTCAT is from Bacillus sp. FSL H8-0547 and encodes:
- a CDS encoding PhoH family protein, whose protein sequence is MSKIYVLDTNVLLQDPNSIFSFEENEVVIPAVVLEEVDSKKRYMDEIGRNARHVSKLIDSLRLIGKLHEKIPLPGGGFLRIELNHRSFHELQEIFIEKTNDNRILAVAKNLSIEEETTENGRPVILVSKDTLVRVKADAIGLIAEDFLSDRVVEIDRIYTGYLDLYISGDDLNRFYEKNELILAEVTNHPFYPNQFVIMKNALGGSSSAIGIVDKTGKKVKRLVFDHDHIWGIKPRNVQQTMAMELLLRNDMPLVTLIGKAGTGKTLLALAAGLMQTEDLGSFKKLLVARPIVPVGKDIGYLPGEKQEKLRPWMQPIYDNLEYLFNAKKPGELDAILAGMGSIEVEALTYIRGRSIPEQFIIIDEAQNLTKHEVKTILTRVGEKSKIVLMGDPEQIDHPYLDEYNNGLTYVVEKFKDQQIAGHVRLVKGERSGLAQLAADLL
- a CDS encoding peptidyl-prolyl cis-trans isomerase, translating into MESIITLTGNVAYSITLDPGVWIFDDRKVDLNTYFEESRDSLDELEEYTKAVSKHWDQEIKEGARLPEERKVSKKEALLNGTFGIPFFPFLQNAEPKADARKVIFFTGEGEIELTLEEASNAVIGFSRNGKPLTEDGPATLYYGDGSNKDNPVKKIIKIIVE